From the Alloalcanivorax dieselolei B5 genome, one window contains:
- a CDS encoding murein hydrolase activator EnvC family protein gives MRRLFPLLLLLSLVARADDPSAKQLEALKERIRELTSAQNQDLERRDDLQAKLRDTEKRIGTLGREQRHLDREVQDAEQRLAETEQRQAELAAEKKVQLSWLARTVRTSYQAGREERIKLLLNQEEPERVARLLRYQEYFQRARRDRLVNLEGELVDLRQVAREVADARADLLDRRTALARHRQELEAAGHEREKALAALGQSLENRGGQLSSLRADQQRLERLLEQMRQAAEQAARENPPSGPSRPAASGGTPFGKLAGGLPWPVHGPLLTSYNSRREGELRWTGVILGVDEGTPVQAVHPGRVVFADWLRGFGLLIILDHGDGYLTLYGYNQSLLRQVGDQVATGDVLSLAGRSGGNSRSALYFEIRHRGKAVNPARWCDRRVTLPPIARNN, from the coding sequence ATGAGACGTCTTTTTCCCCTGCTCCTGCTGTTGAGCCTGGTTGCCCGGGCGGACGATCCGTCCGCCAAGCAACTGGAAGCCCTGAAGGAGCGCATCCGCGAGCTGACCTCGGCTCAGAATCAGGACCTGGAGCGCCGCGACGACCTGCAGGCGAAGCTGCGTGATACCGAAAAACGCATCGGTACCCTGGGCCGTGAACAACGCCACCTGGACCGGGAGGTCCAGGACGCCGAGCAACGTCTGGCCGAGACCGAACAGCGCCAGGCCGAACTGGCGGCGGAGAAGAAGGTTCAATTGTCGTGGCTGGCCCGCACCGTGCGGACCAGCTACCAGGCCGGCCGGGAGGAGCGCATCAAGCTGCTGCTCAACCAGGAGGAGCCGGAACGGGTAGCCCGGCTGCTACGCTACCAGGAATATTTCCAGCGCGCGCGGCGGGATCGCCTGGTCAACCTGGAAGGGGAACTGGTCGATCTGCGCCAGGTGGCCCGGGAAGTGGCCGATGCCCGCGCCGACCTGCTGGACCGGCGCACCGCCCTGGCCCGACATCGCCAGGAACTGGAGGCCGCCGGGCACGAACGGGAGAAGGCACTGGCCGCCCTTGGCCAGTCGTTGGAGAACCGCGGTGGCCAGTTGAGCAGCCTGCGCGCGGATCAACAGCGCCTGGAACGTCTGCTGGAGCAAATGCGCCAGGCGGCCGAACAGGCGGCACGGGAGAACCCGCCAAGCGGCCCGAGCCGGCCGGCCGCAAGCGGCGGCACCCCCTTCGGCAAGCTGGCGGGCGGTCTGCCCTGGCCGGTGCACGGGCCGCTGCTGACCAGCTACAACAGCCGTCGCGAAGGCGAACTGCGCTGGACCGGGGTCATTCTGGGTGTGGACGAAGGCACGCCGGTGCAGGCCGTGCATCCCGGGCGGGTGGTGTTCGCCGACTGGTTGCGCGGCTTCGGTCTGCTCATCATTCTCGATCATGGCGACGGTTACCTGACGCTCTACGGCTATAATCAAAGCCTGCTGCGCCAGGTCGGCGACCAGGTCGCCACCGGCGATGTGCTGTCCCTGGCGGGCCGTTCCGGCGGCAATAGCCGCAGCGCTCTGTACTTCGAAATCCGCCACCGTGGCAAGGCGGTGAACCCGGCGCGCTGGTGCGACCGCCGTGTTACACTGCCGCCCATTGCTCGTAACAACTGA
- a CDS encoding rhodanese-like domain-containing protein, producing MDRLIEFASNHYLLVSAFFLLWAVFFTIESRRGGKPISPQLATNLINQQNGVIIDLRDGEEFRAGHIAGSVNIPSGQVMDQLSQLQAYKDRPVILACKMGNQSSHLGRQLRGKGIPNLYRIQGGINAWRNDNLPVVKA from the coding sequence ATGGATCGTTTGATCGAGTTTGCCAGCAACCATTATCTTCTGGTCTCCGCCTTCTTTCTGTTGTGGGCTGTTTTCTTCACGATTGAGTCCCGGCGTGGGGGCAAGCCCATCAGTCCGCAATTGGCCACCAATCTGATCAACCAGCAAAACGGCGTGATCATCGACCTGCGTGACGGCGAGGAGTTCCGCGCCGGCCACATCGCTGGTAGTGTCAATATCCCCTCCGGGCAGGTCATGGATCAGCTTTCGCAGCTACAGGCCTATAAGGACCGTCCCGTGATTCTGGCCTGCAAAATGGGCAATCAGTCGTCACACCTGGGGCGTCAGCTGCGTGGCAAGGGGATTCCCAACCTTTACCGCATTCAGGGCGGCATCAACGCCTGGCGCAATGATAACCTGCCGGTGGTGAAGGCCTGA
- the grxC gene encoding glutaredoxin 3 — MAEVTMYTTSWCPFCRRAKSLLVSKAARLHEIDVDRVAGGRQEMMERSGRRTVPQIWIGPHHVGGCDELYALERAGKLDALLAE, encoded by the coding sequence ATGGCCGAGGTGACAATGTACACCACCTCGTGGTGTCCTTTCTGCCGGCGGGCCAAAAGTTTGTTGGTGTCGAAGGCGGCGCGGCTTCATGAAATCGATGTGGATCGTGTTGCCGGAGGACGCCAGGAGATGATGGAACGCAGCGGCCGGCGTACCGTGCCGCAAATCTGGATCGGGCCGCACCATGTGGGGGGCTGCGATGAACTTTACGCCCTGGAACGGGCGGGCAAGCTGGATGCCTTGCTTGCCGAATAA
- the secB gene encoding protein-export chaperone SecB has translation MADQQEKVFQLQRVYLKDASFECPGAPEIFLQEWKPKVNVQLNNNARRLGDSNEYEVEVTVTVTAKDEGEEKTFYLVEVKQAGIFTLVGIEDEERNQLLGAYCPNLLFPYVREVVSDLVSKASFPQMVLQPLNFDALYQQQRQQQAEGNESVTVQ, from the coding sequence ATGGCGGATCAACAGGAAAAAGTATTTCAACTGCAGCGCGTGTACCTGAAGGACGCTTCCTTCGAGTGCCCGGGCGCGCCCGAGATTTTCCTGCAGGAGTGGAAGCCGAAGGTCAATGTTCAGTTGAACAACAATGCCCGCCGGCTCGGTGACTCCAACGAGTACGAGGTGGAAGTGACGGTGACCGTGACCGCCAAGGATGAAGGGGAAGAGAAAACCTTTTATCTGGTGGAAGTAAAACAGGCCGGCATCTTCACTCTGGTCGGTATCGAAGACGAGGAGCGTAATCAGCTGCTCGGCGCTTATTGCCCCAATCTGCTGTTCCCTTACGTGCGCGAAGTGGTGTCGGATCTGGTGTCCAAGGCGTCTTTCCCGCAGATGGTATTGCAGCCGCTGAACTTCGACGCTCTGTACCAGCAACAGCGTCAACAGCAGGCGGAAGGCAACGAGAGCGTGACGGTTCAGTAA
- the trmL gene encoding tRNA (uridine(34)/cytosine(34)/5-carboxymethylaminomethyluridine(34)-2'-O)-methyltransferase TrmL, which yields MLHVALYQPEIPPNTGNIIRLAANTGAGLHLIEPLGFSLDEKRLRRAGLDYSEWARVTVHPDFEAFLAAMAGARLFALTTKGHTTPSDTRFEDGDVLLFGPETRGLPAEILDRLAPAQRLRLPMVADSRSLNLSNAVAVTLYEAWRQLGYPGAVTG from the coding sequence ATGCTGCACGTTGCCCTGTACCAACCGGAAATCCCGCCGAACACCGGCAATATCATTCGCCTCGCCGCCAATACCGGCGCCGGGCTGCATCTGATCGAGCCGCTCGGTTTCAGTCTGGATGAAAAGCGCCTGCGGCGCGCGGGGCTGGACTATTCGGAATGGGCGAGAGTGACCGTGCACCCGGATTTCGAGGCCTTCCTGGCCGCCATGGCCGGGGCTCGCCTGTTCGCTCTGACCACCAAGGGCCACACCACACCCAGTGACACCCGGTTCGAGGACGGCGATGTGCTGCTGTTCGGCCCGGAAACCCGGGGATTGCCCGCGGAGATCCTGGACCGGCTGGCGCCGGCGCAACGGCTGCGGCTGCCGATGGTGGCCGACAGCCGCAGTCTCAACCTGAGCAACGCGGTGGCGGTAACCCTCTACGAGGCCTGGCGCCAGTTGGGGTACCCGGGCGCGGTGACAGGCTGA
- a CDS encoding peptidoglycan-binding domain-containing protein → MKPSLLLLPLAAALLATGCASQQTTTMDSSADNQRLQQLEQENQQLRAQLGNEQPAPASQAPDLLPPNAKPGHCYARVVIPETYKTEMERVMVSAEDTKLTTTPARYETVQERVLVREATTKLITKPAEYRTVSEQVLVRPAYTTWKKGRGPIERIDQATGEIMCLVEVPAEYKTVQRKELVQPERVEEVAIPAEYKTIEVVKQVAPPQTHKQVIPAQYRDVPKQVKVTNADMEWREILCETNTTPDVVRRLQQALKNEGYDPTWVDGVYGSRTRAAVIAYQKDNNLPSGQLTMRTLNELGVKL, encoded by the coding sequence ATGAAACCCTCTCTTTTACTTTTGCCGCTTGCCGCCGCCCTTCTGGCCACCGGCTGTGCCAGCCAACAAACCACCACCATGGACAGCAGCGCCGACAACCAACGTCTGCAACAACTGGAGCAGGAAAACCAGCAACTACGCGCCCAATTGGGCAATGAGCAGCCCGCGCCCGCATCTCAGGCCCCCGATCTGCTGCCACCGAACGCCAAACCCGGACACTGTTACGCCCGAGTGGTGATTCCGGAAACCTATAAAACGGAAATGGAACGGGTCATGGTGTCGGCGGAAGACACCAAACTCACCACCACTCCCGCTCGTTATGAAACCGTGCAGGAACGGGTGCTGGTGAGAGAAGCCACCACCAAGCTGATCACCAAGCCGGCGGAATACCGCACGGTCTCCGAACAGGTGCTGGTGCGTCCCGCCTACACCACCTGGAAAAAAGGCCGCGGCCCGATCGAGCGAATCGACCAGGCCACCGGCGAGATCATGTGTCTGGTGGAAGTGCCGGCGGAATACAAAACCGTCCAGCGCAAGGAGCTGGTGCAGCCGGAACGGGTGGAGGAAGTCGCCATCCCCGCCGAATACAAGACCATCGAAGTGGTCAAGCAGGTGGCACCACCGCAGACTCACAAACAGGTTATTCCCGCTCAATACCGGGATGTTCCGAAGCAGGTGAAAGTCACCAACGCCGACATGGAATGGCGTGAAATCCTGTGCGAAACCAACACCACTCCGGACGTGGTCCGCCGTCTGCAACAGGCGCTCAAGAACGAAGGCTACGATCCGACCTGGGTGGATGGCGTTTATGGCAGCCGCACCCGGGCCGCCGTCATCGCCTATCAGAAGGACAATAATCTGCCTTCCGGTCAGTTGACCATGCGCACCCTCAACGAACTGGGCGTGAAACTCTGA
- the typA gene encoding translational GTPase TypA, producing the protein MIERLRNIAIIAHVDHGKTTLVDKLLQQSGTLGDRAGDVERVMDSNDLEKERGITILSKNTALKYGDYRINIVDTPGHADFGGEVERVMSMVDSVLLLVDAVDGPMPQTRFVTQKAFAAGLKPIVVINKIDRPGARPDWVMDQVFDLFDNLGASDEQLDFPVVYASALNGIAGQEPDQMAEDMTPLFQTIIDRVPAPEVDADGPFQMQISSLDYNSYLGVIGIGRIKRGQVKANSQVKIIDREGKVRNGRILQIMGHHGLERVDVSEAGAGDIVCVTGMDPLDISDTLCDPNNVEALPPLTVDEPTVSMVFHVNTSPFAGQDGKFVTSRQIRERLEAELKHNVALRVEETGSADQFRVSGRGELHLSVLIENMRREGFELAVGRPQVIVREVDGQKQEPYENVMADVEEQHQGAIMEHLGLRRAEMTNMEPDGKGRVRLTFVVPSRGLIGFRSLFLTLTSGTGILNSTFSHYGEYKPGDMAQRNNGVLVSMVKGKVLAFALFNLQERGRMLIDPNVEVYEGQLIGIHSRGNDLVVNPTKGKQLTNMRASGTDENVILTPPVRFSLEQALDFIEDDELVEVTPHYLRLRKKLLTETERKRASR; encoded by the coding sequence GTGATTGAACGTCTGCGCAATATCGCCATCATCGCCCACGTTGACCACGGCAAGACCACCCTGGTGGACAAGCTGTTGCAACAGTCGGGCACACTGGGAGACCGCGCCGGCGACGTCGAGCGGGTAATGGACTCCAACGACCTGGAGAAGGAACGAGGCATCACCATCCTCTCCAAGAACACCGCCCTTAAATACGGCGACTACCGTATCAATATCGTCGACACCCCTGGCCACGCCGACTTCGGTGGCGAGGTGGAGCGCGTCATGTCGATGGTGGACTCGGTGCTGCTGCTGGTGGACGCGGTGGACGGCCCCATGCCGCAGACCCGCTTCGTGACCCAGAAAGCGTTCGCCGCCGGCCTCAAGCCGATCGTGGTGATCAACAAGATCGACCGCCCCGGCGCCCGCCCGGACTGGGTCATGGATCAGGTGTTCGATCTGTTCGACAATCTCGGCGCCAGCGACGAGCAGCTGGACTTCCCGGTGGTGTACGCCTCCGCCCTGAACGGCATCGCCGGCCAGGAGCCGGATCAGATGGCGGAAGACATGACCCCGCTGTTCCAGACCATCATCGACCGGGTGCCGGCACCGGAAGTGGATGCCGACGGCCCGTTCCAGATGCAGATTTCCTCGCTGGACTACAACAGCTACCTGGGCGTGATCGGCATCGGTCGTATCAAGCGTGGCCAGGTAAAAGCCAACTCGCAGGTGAAGATCATCGATCGCGAGGGCAAGGTACGTAACGGCCGGATACTGCAGATCATGGGGCACCATGGTCTGGAGCGGGTGGATGTCAGCGAGGCCGGCGCCGGCGATATTGTCTGTGTCACCGGCATGGACCCGCTGGATATTTCCGACACCCTGTGCGACCCGAACAATGTCGAGGCCCTGCCACCGCTGACCGTGGACGAGCCCACCGTGAGCATGGTGTTCCACGTTAACACCTCGCCGTTCGCCGGCCAGGACGGCAAGTTCGTCACCAGCCGCCAGATTCGTGAGCGCCTGGAGGCGGAGCTCAAGCACAACGTAGCCCTGCGCGTGGAAGAAACTGGCAGCGCCGACCAGTTCCGTGTCTCCGGCCGTGGCGAACTGCACCTGTCGGTACTGATCGAGAACATGCGCCGCGAAGGCTTCGAGCTGGCCGTGGGCCGCCCGCAAGTGATCGTGCGCGAAGTGGACGGCCAGAAGCAGGAGCCTTACGAGAATGTAATGGCCGACGTGGAAGAACAGCACCAGGGCGCGATCATGGAACACCTGGGCCTGCGCCGCGCCGAGATGACCAACATGGAGCCCGATGGCAAAGGCCGTGTACGCCTGACCTTCGTCGTGCCCAGCCGCGGCCTGATCGGCTTCCGCAGTCTGTTCCTGACACTCACCTCCGGCACCGGCATCCTCAACAGCACCTTCAGTCACTACGGTGAGTACAAACCCGGCGACATGGCCCAGCGCAACAATGGCGTGCTGGTCTCCATGGTCAAGGGCAAGGTGCTGGCGTTCGCCCTGTTCAATCTGCAGGAGCGTGGCCGCATGCTGATCGACCCCAACGTGGAAGTTTACGAAGGCCAATTGATTGGTATCCACAGCCGGGGCAATGACCTGGTGGTGAACCCCACCAAGGGCAAGCAGCTCACCAACATGCGCGCCTCCGGCACCGACGAGAACGTGATTCTCACCCCGCCGGTGCGCTTCAGCCTGGAACAGGCCCTGGACTTCATCGAGGACGATGAGCTGGTGGAGGTCACCCCGCACTATCTGCGCCTGCGCAAGAAATTGCTTACCGAAACCGAGCGCAAGCGCGCCAGTCGTTAA
- a CDS encoding ATP-dependent zinc protease family protein, with product MAIAFCLALPIKAVADGEDPGKIILGLNEEIMIEELGIALPAKLDTGAQSASLSARQIRTFKRDGQDWVSFDLWMVPEQREKIGLEQDQWRTLELPLSKHVRIKRRAENQIDGAPGYSRRPVVELTLCVRDRARQVDVNLTDRSDFRFPLLVGSEALVSLGALVDPAQSMSGGAPSCSREDTVGLAAEETE from the coding sequence GTGGCGATAGCGTTTTGTCTGGCCCTGCCCATCAAGGCCGTCGCCGACGGCGAGGACCCCGGAAAGATCATTCTGGGCCTCAACGAAGAGATCATGATCGAAGAGCTGGGTATCGCGCTGCCCGCTAAACTGGACACCGGAGCCCAGTCCGCTTCGCTCAGTGCCCGGCAAATCCGGACTTTCAAGCGGGATGGACAGGATTGGGTATCCTTTGATCTGTGGATGGTGCCAGAGCAGCGCGAGAAAATCGGGCTGGAGCAGGATCAGTGGCGCACGCTTGAACTGCCACTGTCCAAACATGTGCGTATCAAACGCCGTGCCGAAAACCAGATCGACGGGGCGCCGGGCTACAGCCGCCGTCCGGTGGTGGAATTGACGCTGTGTGTCCGTGACCGGGCCCGGCAGGTGGACGTCAATCTGACCGATCGCAGTGACTTCCGGTTCCCGCTGCTGGTGGGATCCGAGGCGCTGGTTTCGCTGGGGGCTCTGGTGGACCCGGCACAATCCATGAGCGGGGGTGCGCCATCCTGCTCCAGGGAAGACACCGTCGGCTTGGCGGCCGAAGAAACCGAATAA
- a CDS encoding inactive transglutaminase family protein: MGSVKLHARLLAVALLVLGIGSMAYQILIQKVPVTESETDPVWVVDAQVQFQARGNHPVKVRMFVPPLDSGFTTLNESFISNNYGVNVSREGGNRLVTWSSRRVEGRQSLYYRLLITPRFAEPGGQAKEPGPQFRPSPTLSGAEKVAADALLAPIRQHSADIETFISETIKRVNSRDDNDNVRLLLGGNMAPENRARVVDLLLAVAHIPAEPVYTLRLSEVQNQQPELWLRSYNGDAWLYFNPNTGQQGLPEDRLVWWSGQAPLYSLDGGRNAEVKFSVHQNEMSALQLAQTLSSQDVSSFIDFSLYDLPLPVQQLHRILIMIPVGVLLVLLMRSLIGVETLGTFTPVLIALAFRETQVVWGVLLFTFITTIGLSLRSYLEHLKLQLMARLSVVLTFVVILIGLISLFSYKLGLEVGLSVALFPMVILTMVIERMSIVWEERGGPQSMKVAIGTLVVAILCHLLMVWRPLVYLVFTFPGILLILAAFMVFMGHYRGYRLSELVRFRAMTEEGR, from the coding sequence ATGGGTTCTGTGAAACTGCACGCGCGGCTGCTGGCCGTGGCATTGTTGGTTCTGGGCATAGGCAGCATGGCCTACCAGATTCTGATTCAGAAAGTGCCGGTTACCGAAAGTGAAACCGATCCGGTCTGGGTGGTGGATGCTCAGGTCCAGTTTCAGGCCAGGGGTAACCACCCGGTGAAGGTGCGAATGTTCGTGCCACCACTGGACAGTGGTTTCACCACGCTGAATGAAAGCTTTATCTCCAATAACTATGGCGTCAACGTCAGCCGTGAGGGTGGCAACCGGTTGGTGACCTGGTCCAGCCGTCGGGTGGAGGGGCGGCAGAGCCTGTATTACCGATTGCTGATCACCCCCCGTTTCGCCGAGCCCGGCGGTCAGGCGAAGGAACCCGGGCCGCAATTCCGCCCCAGCCCGACGCTGTCCGGGGCGGAAAAAGTGGCCGCCGACGCCCTGCTGGCACCGATTCGCCAGCATTCCGCGGACATCGAAACCTTCATCAGCGAGACCATCAAACGGGTCAATAGCCGCGACGACAACGATAATGTCCGGTTGTTGCTGGGTGGGAACATGGCGCCGGAGAACCGGGCCCGGGTGGTGGATCTGCTGCTGGCGGTGGCGCACATCCCGGCGGAGCCGGTGTACACCCTGCGTCTGTCCGAGGTGCAGAATCAGCAGCCGGAGTTATGGTTGCGTTCCTACAACGGCGATGCCTGGCTGTATTTCAACCCCAATACCGGTCAGCAGGGGCTGCCGGAGGACCGTCTGGTGTGGTGGAGTGGACAGGCGCCCCTGTACAGCCTGGATGGTGGCCGCAACGCGGAGGTGAAGTTCAGCGTTCACCAGAATGAAATGAGCGCTCTGCAATTGGCGCAGACGCTGAGTTCCCAGGACGTTTCCAGCTTCATCGATTTCTCGCTCTATGATTTGCCGCTACCGGTACAACAGCTCCACCGGATCCTGATCATGATTCCGGTGGGGGTGCTGCTGGTGCTGTTGATGCGCAGCCTGATTGGCGTGGAGACCCTCGGTACTTTCACCCCGGTACTGATCGCCCTGGCGTTCCGTGAGACTCAGGTGGTTTGGGGGGTGCTTCTGTTCACTTTCATCACCACCATCGGCCTGTCGTTGCGATCGTATCTGGAACATCTCAAGTTGCAGTTGATGGCACGGTTGTCGGTGGTGCTGACCTTCGTGGTGATCCTGATCGGGCTGATCAGCTTGTTCAGCTACAAGCTGGGCCTGGAAGTGGGGCTGTCGGTGGCGCTGTTCCCGATGGTGATTCTGACCATGGTGATCGAGCGGATGTCCATTGTCTGGGAAGAGCGGGGCGGACCGCAGTCCATGAAAGTAGCCATCGGTACCTTGGTGGTGGCGATTCTCTGTCACTTGTTGATGGTGTGGCGCCCGCTGGTCTATCTGGTGTTCACCTTCCCGGGCATCCTCCTGATATTGGCGGCGTTCATGGTATTCATGGGGCACTACCGCGGCTACCGGCTCTCTGAACTGGTCCGCTTCCGGGCCATGACCGAAGAGGGGCGTTGA
- a CDS encoding alpha-L-glutamate ligase-like protein has protein sequence MFGVKTWRALRRRGVMGINQRNGDYVLRYNDRRLYPLVDDKIRTKKLALDAGIRAPDMYGIIETEQGIGKVAEIVETHGDFVIKPSQGAGGDGIMVISDRFEGYYRTVSGRMVSPEEMEFHISGIISGIYSLGGHRDRALIEYRVRSTDLFDRISIGGVPDVRIIVLKGYPVFAMLRLPTRQSDGKANLHQGAIGVGVDIATGVTLSGTWHNLKIDRHPDTAHPVAGVTIPDWEECLALAARCYDLTGLGYLGVDLVLDKHKGPMMLELNARPGLNIQIANDDGLLRRCGIVERHLEQRGKDEGEEPVEQRVVFAKHHFAVATPEPPDTITE, from the coding sequence ATGTTCGGGGTAAAAACCTGGCGTGCTCTGCGGCGGCGCGGCGTGATGGGCATCAACCAGCGTAACGGCGATTATGTGCTGCGTTACAATGATCGCCGTTTGTACCCGCTGGTGGACGACAAAATCCGCACCAAGAAGCTGGCGTTGGACGCGGGTATCCGGGCGCCGGATATGTACGGCATCATCGAGACCGAGCAGGGCATCGGCAAGGTGGCGGAGATCGTGGAAACCCATGGGGATTTCGTCATCAAACCCTCTCAGGGGGCCGGCGGTGACGGCATTATGGTCATCTCCGATCGCTTCGAGGGTTATTACCGCACGGTCTCCGGTCGCATGGTCAGCCCCGAAGAGATGGAATTTCACATTTCCGGGATCATTTCCGGTATCTATTCCCTGGGCGGCCATCGCGACCGCGCGCTGATTGAATACCGGGTCCGTTCCACCGACTTGTTTGACCGCATCAGCATCGGCGGGGTGCCGGATGTGCGCATCATCGTGCTCAAGGGCTACCCGGTGTTCGCCATGCTGCGTCTGCCCACCCGGCAGTCCGACGGCAAGGCCAACCTGCACCAGGGCGCCATTGGCGTGGGCGTGGACATTGCCACCGGGGTGACCCTGTCTGGTACCTGGCACAATCTGAAAATCGACCGCCATCCCGATACTGCGCATCCGGTGGCGGGCGTCACCATTCCGGATTGGGAGGAGTGTCTGGCGCTGGCGGCACGCTGCTATGACCTGACCGGGCTGGGGTATCTTGGCGTGGACCTGGTGCTGGACAAGCACAAGGGACCGATGATGCTGGAGCTCAATGCCCGTCCCGGCCTCAATATCCAGATCGCCAATGACGATGGACTGTTGCGTCGCTGCGGTATCGTTGAGCGCCATCTGGAACAGCGCGGCAAGGATGAGGGCGAGGAGCCGGTGGAGCAAAGGGTCGTGTTCGCCAAACACCATTTCGCGGTGGCGACCCCGGAGCCGCCGGATACGATCACGGAATAA
- a CDS encoding tRNA (5-methylaminomethyl-2-thiouridylate)-methyltransferase: protein MTESAPQTLQRPLQRRAIALVSGGLDSMLAVKVMQEQGIHVEGVNFFTGFCVEGHTHAIRKKDKDKNKRNNALWVAEQLGIKLHIVDISEEYKDVVLNPKHGYGANLNPCLDCKIFMVNKATLMLNKARELAGEKGFDFIITGEVVGQRPKSQRKETMPIISRESGADDRLLRPLSAKNLPETLPEREGWVDRSQLHDFSGRNRKPQMALAKRFGLDDFAQPAGGCCFLTDESYSRKLADLWQARNERRYELDDIMLLKVGRHIRPAPHYKLIISREEGENRFLEGYRYQFTSITTSSCPGPLALIDGKLESDHELRQAAAIVARYSKGRTDDEVVVEVRDPSGVVRQLPVRPATPDQVSPEWMV from the coding sequence ATGACCGAGTCAGCCCCTCAAACGCTGCAACGACCGCTGCAACGACGCGCCATCGCCCTGGTTTCCGGCGGCCTGGACTCCATGCTGGCGGTGAAAGTCATGCAGGAACAAGGCATCCACGTCGAAGGGGTGAATTTCTTCACCGGCTTCTGTGTGGAAGGCCATACTCACGCCATCCGCAAAAAGGACAAGGACAAAAACAAGCGTAACAATGCGCTTTGGGTCGCCGAGCAGTTGGGTATCAAACTGCATATCGTGGATATTTCGGAAGAGTACAAGGATGTGGTGCTCAATCCGAAACACGGCTATGGCGCCAATCTGAACCCCTGCCTGGACTGCAAGATTTTCATGGTCAACAAGGCCACCCTGATGCTGAACAAGGCTCGGGAACTGGCTGGCGAGAAGGGGTTCGACTTCATCATCACCGGTGAGGTGGTGGGGCAGCGTCCCAAGAGCCAGCGCAAGGAAACCATGCCGATCATCAGCCGCGAATCCGGTGCCGATGATCGCCTGTTGCGTCCGCTCAGCGCCAAGAACCTGCCGGAGACCCTGCCGGAACGGGAAGGCTGGGTGGATCGCAGCCAATTGCACGACTTTTCCGGCCGTAACCGCAAGCCGCAAATGGCGCTGGCCAAGCGCTTTGGCCTGGATGACTTCGCCCAGCCCGCCGGCGGCTGCTGCTTCCTTACCGATGAGTCCTATTCGCGCAAGCTGGCGGATCTGTGGCAGGCTCGTAACGAACGCCGTTACGAACTGGATGACATCATGCTGCTGAAGGTCGGGCGGCATATCCGCCCGGCGCCGCACTACAAGCTGATCATCAGCCGCGAGGAGGGGGAGAATCGCTTCCTGGAAGGCTATCGATATCAGTTCACCAGCATCACCACGTCGAGCTGCCCGGGACCGCTGGCTCTGATCGACGGCAAGCTGGAGTCCGACCACGAACTACGCCAGGCGGCCGCTATCGTCGCCCGTTATTCCAAAGGGCGAACCGATGACGAGGTGGTGGTGGAAGTACGCGATCCCAGCGGCGTGGTCCGTCAGTTGCCAGTGCGGCCGGCGACGCCGGATCAGGTTTCGCCGGAATGGATGGTGTAA
- a CDS encoding sulfurtransferase TusA family protein, protein MSHHELDARRLLCPMPVIKTQNQVNTLQQGDTLTVICTDPGALNDIPAWCRINGHAVLETREEGHEVRVTLEIGEPSIAL, encoded by the coding sequence ATGAGCCATCACGAACTGGACGCCCGCCGGCTGCTGTGTCCGATGCCGGTGATCAAAACCCAGAATCAAGTGAACACACTCCAGCAAGGCGATACCCTGACGGTGATCTGCACCGACCCGGGGGCGCTCAACGACATTCCCGCCTGGTGCCGGATCAATGGGCATGCGGTGCTGGAAACCCGGGAAGAGGGCCATGAGGTGAGGGTGACGCTCGAGATTGGAGAGCCGTCCATTGCACTTTAA